tatattaaaaacataattagaaaaaaaaatgattttgaaccCTCACTGTACAATATGtaatgtttctctctttttttctacaATTCTGTAttcaatgattattatttaaatgttttcagaataAAAGAAACATACACAGTGCTTTATTTCCTTTGTCACTCTCAAGTctgttaaaaaacaaatacattcaaattCAGAAAATTCAATAAGCAGCACATTTATTCAATTTCACCTTGCACTTCACATTAAATGTACATCAGTATAACTACAGCAAACCCAAGTTAATATCTGCAGAGGTTTCTTCCTTGCTTATCTGCCAAATAAATCTGACCATCACAGTGAGGAGAAACAGAGCAGAGATGCCAGCGTAGCAAGCAAGTATAACCTTTAGCGCGTAGACAGACTCTGGGTCCCAGATTTGACGCAAGCGTCCCAAGCGCAGATACACCCCCAATCTGATCTCTGCAGCCAGCTCTCCTTGGAGCCAGCAGAAATAGGAGCCTTTGTCTTCCAGCCGCACGGGTCTGAAGTGTAGGTGGTGACCGGTGTCGATGAAGACACGAGACGTCTTATTCAGTCCCTCCATATACTGAGAACGGTGAAGCGGTGCTGAACCTTTATCCAGGCCACAGCGTACTGCGGTTTGGCACCAGGACAGGTCATGACCAGATCAGAGCCTGTGGGGTGGCTATGAAAGTGGATGGTGACACCCGAAGGAGATCGATCGTCAAACTCAAGGAACTTTAGCAGAGCTTGTCTCTCTGGAGATGTCGTAGGTTTTGGAGGACAGGGGGTGTGACAGTTCCTCACCTCAAGCTTGGCTCCGTAGCCACTACCAGAAAGGCCAAACTGTTGGGGAACAGCTGAGGAACCACAAGGGGCCTCTGTGTCCGATTCACGCTGATAACGTACATGGAGGTAAATGCTTTTGACGTAACAAAGTCCTCCACGCATCTGCTCCCCCCGGACGTCACAGCGGTCACATTTAGACCACGGCTCGTACCTGGTGAACACCTGAAACTTTTCAGCTTTTATGCTGAGGGGCTCTGCTTCTTGTACTTGAGTCCTCTGTTTGACGCTCCAAGGAAACAAAACTTGACGGACCTCCTGGACATCCACATCGTAGCCGTAGAAGAATTCACCAGAGGCTGTGCCACAGATATAGTGCCCTGAGTCGGCTTTCTGCGCCCTGAAGATGAGGAGACTAAACAGACGGATGGAAAAGCGACTGCGCAGATCGGACCCTCGGCCAACTTTGGATGACTCCACCACCGTAGTGCCCTCAAAGTCTGTGAGGACTTTGGTGTTCATGGAGCCAACTTGTTTCTGATAGTACCACACCACTGAATGAGTCTCCTCTGGTTTACAGTGACAAGGAAGTTCAATGGTCATATCAGATAGGAAGGCTGCAGAGTCAAAGACAAGAAATGCAGGACAGACCCTGCTGGCAAAGATGTCCTCCTTGTCTTCGGGAGCCTCATAGGCTGAATGTAACAATGGGCAAATGGCCCAAAAACAAATGGCCAGCACTTTTCTTGGCATATTTTTCTGCCAGCAcaaacaacaactacaaaaaacgatatataatacaatataaactgTTTAAGGTACAATGGAAATTCAATACAAGCTATTTCTGGATGTCATATTTTCCCATCAACGCTTTCAGTTTTGCTGTAAGACTTGCCTCACCAGCCAATGACGTGTCAGAAGAATCACCTGCTGTAACTTGTAGCTGGTGGAAAAGCTCCTCACAGGCTTTTTGTTCTGCCTGACTTATAAGAGACAGGTTAAGCCCAAAACGGCCAGTGCTGGAAAGGCCGTCTAGCACGCCGATCACTATTTCCTCGTCTCCTGACttcagacactgtgacagaatcAGAAGGAACTCGCCGAGGAGACCAAGGCCAACCTCAGTCCTGAAGATCTCCTGCAGAGCCTTGCCTCCCAGACTCACGAGGAGACTGTACTTTTCCAGTGAACTTCCCGCAAACCTGCGCCACTCACGGATGAACTCTGACGCACTTCTTGGCTGGATCTCAGATAACTTCGGCTGGAAGTAAATCCAGAATCTAGTTATTTATACACTTCATTCTTAGGTGAGATGATGTACTGTGAGACCTAGCATTGGGACAACATATAgctgatttgtatcataaaatgtCTCACCTGGACCTCCTCAGATAAAGCGCTCTCATGCTTTGTGCCAAAAGCAATGGGATTCCAGGGCTGCTTTCGAGGAGCACCAGAGATGTCCTTTCTGTCAAGGGCCTTCAAGTGAGATGCAAGTACTATATCCCTGAAATCATTACATATAAAACGGAGACACCACTGTTACTTTAGTATCACTaagatacaaaaagaaaaaatagttttgattaatattttgaaggttgatattttgttttcattatcattttattcagtttaagtaaaaaaaaaaagtcgaatTTCGAATGTCTATAACGTTACATAGGTAACGTagcgttacacacacacacacacacacacacacacacacacatatatatatatatatatacatatactgattatttttattaaactataacTTTTGCATTGGTagattatttctatatattttgaatttatcttattttgtttatttcagctaacgtttattttatttcatgtatcatttcgtgtgtgtgattttatttttagtttaatgacATTGAGTTGTTGCTCGGTAAAAATG
The DNA window shown above is from Carassius auratus strain Wakin unplaced genomic scaffold, ASM336829v1 scaf_tig00216636, whole genome shotgun sequence and carries:
- the LOC113098755 gene encoding Ig-like V-type domain-containing protein FAM187A — translated: MPRKVLAICFWAICPLLHSAYEAPEDKEDIFASRVCPAFLVFDSAAFLSDMTIELPCHCKPEETHSVVWYYQKQVGSMNTKVLTDFEGTTVVESSKVGRGSDLRSRFSIRLFSLLIFRAQKADSGHYICGTASGEFFYGYDVDVQEVRQVLFPWSVKQRTQVQEAEPLSIKAEKFQVFTRYEPWSKCDRCDVRGEQMRGGLCYVKSIYLHVRYQRESDTEAPCGSSAVPQQFGLSGSGYGAKLEVRNCHTPCPPKPTTSPERQALLKFLEFDDRSPSGVTIHFHSHPTGSDLVMTCPGAKPQYAVAWIKVQHRFTVLSIWRD
- the LOC113098748 gene encoding coiled-coil domain-containing protein 103-like; amino-acid sequence: MEKSGLINFSSLEKELQAALEADRRYQRENEAKFRALNQNVASYEEFRDIVLASHLKALDRKDISGAPRKQPWNPIAFGTKHESALSEEVQPKLSEIQPRSASEFIREWRRFAGSSLEKYSLLVSLGGKALQEIFRTEVGLGLLGEFLLILSQCLKSGDEEIVIGVLDGLSSTGRFGLNLSLISQAEQKACEELFHQLQVTAGDSSDTSLAGEASLTAKLKALMGKYDIQK